From Psychrobacillus sp. FSL K6-2836, a single genomic window includes:
- a CDS encoding protein-tyrosine phosphatase family protein, whose product MEKNNYEALIPNRIFVGGVDGVEPLLANEHIDVIFDLRVSSNNHPAESLKVHQPILDGQSQQDDSIKATVHEVVQAYNEGKNIYFHCTSGGGRAGTMAVATLMELNLAETVEEAVGKAKAIRSKINLKEDQRESLKRIYSK is encoded by the coding sequence ATGGAAAAGAATAATTATGAAGCTTTAATCCCTAATCGTATATTTGTAGGAGGAGTAGATGGTGTCGAACCTTTATTAGCAAATGAGCATATAGATGTTATTTTCGATTTAAGGGTTTCGTCTAACAATCATCCTGCAGAAAGTTTAAAGGTACATCAACCAATTTTGGATGGACAAAGCCAACAGGATGATTCTATAAAGGCTACTGTTCATGAAGTTGTTCAAGCATATAATGAAGGCAAAAATATCTACTTTCACTGTACTTCAGGAGGGGGAAGAGCCGGGACAATGGCAGTTGCTACTCTAATGGAGTTAAATCTAGCAGAAACAGTAGAGGAAGCTGTGGGAAAAGCCAAAGCAATCCGATCAAAGATAAACCTAAAAGAAGACCAGCGCGAGTCTTTAAAAAGAATATATTCTAAATAA
- a CDS encoding cyclase family protein, protein MSSELLKAFNTLKEKQWVDLTHIFGADSPHFSAFKAAEIETLFNHDDGFFAQSFQFAGQYGTHIDAPIHFVRDTRYLEELELKELVLPLVVIDQSKEAAEDNDFTLSVEDIFTFEKAHGKIEEGSFVALRTDWSKRWPDEKAFNNKDEDGNNHAPGWGLEALKFLFQERKIKAIGHETFDTDSSVDYLKNGVLHGEYYVLEQDTYQIELLTNLDKLPAKGAIIFNIVPKPEKASGFPVRSFAILP, encoded by the coding sequence ATGTCATCGGAATTATTAAAAGCCTTCAACACATTAAAAGAAAAGCAGTGGGTAGATTTAACACACATATTCGGAGCTGATTCACCACATTTTTCAGCTTTTAAGGCAGCTGAAATAGAAACATTATTTAATCATGACGATGGATTCTTTGCACAAAGCTTTCAATTTGCGGGACAATATGGCACACATATAGACGCACCTATTCATTTTGTGAGAGATACGCGTTACTTAGAAGAACTCGAATTGAAAGAACTCGTATTACCATTAGTCGTCATTGATCAGTCAAAAGAAGCGGCTGAAGATAATGATTTCACTTTATCCGTGGAGGATATTTTCACATTTGAAAAAGCACACGGAAAAATCGAAGAAGGCTCATTTGTCGCACTTCGAACTGATTGGAGTAAACGTTGGCCTGACGAAAAAGCATTTAACAATAAAGACGAAGATGGTAATAACCATGCACCAGGTTGGGGATTGGAAGCATTAAAGTTTTTATTTCAAGAAAGAAAGATTAAGGCTATTGGACATGAAACATTTGACACTGACTCAAGTGTGGATTATCTAAAAAATGGTGTATTACACGGGGAATATTATGTGCTTGAACAAGATACTTATCAAATAGAGTTATTAACGAACTTAGATAAGCTCCCTGCAAAAGGAGCCATTATATTCAACATCGTTCCGAAGCCGGAGAAAGCCTCTGGATTCCCAGTTCGATCATTTGCGATTTTACCATAA
- a CDS encoding 5-methyltetrahydropteroyltriglutamate--homocysteine S-methyltransferase, translating to MTVKTAIQAPFRADHVGSLLRPESLLTARKKYKEGTITREKLKEVETKEIHRIVDKQIEVGLELVTDGEFRRDWWHLDFLEHLNGFEGYVPEKGYKFEGIETEKYEVRNTSKISFNPNHPFIQDFIDFNEIVAGRAVAKQTIPSPNQLFHPGIRDENIYPNVEDFAKDIIVAYQETIQAFYAAGVRYLQIDDVYIAGLSSPDIPYKEGEREYLIDLALRVVNGILENKPEDLVITTHLCRGNYQSTWAFGGSYALIAPTLFAKEKVDGFFLEYDDDRSGDFQPLEYIPNGGAKVVLGIFTSKTGELENKENILSRIEEATQYVPLEQLSISPQCGFASTHHGNKLTEEQQWEKLKYIVDISKEVWG from the coding sequence TTGACAGTTAAAACAGCTATTCAGGCACCATTCAGAGCGGACCATGTAGGGAGTTTGTTAAGACCAGAAAGTTTACTGACAGCAAGAAAAAAGTATAAGGAGGGAACTATTACAAGAGAAAAGTTAAAAGAAGTAGAAACAAAAGAAATCCATCGAATAGTTGATAAACAAATTGAGGTGGGTCTAGAGCTTGTGACGGACGGAGAATTTCGTCGTGACTGGTGGCATTTAGACTTCTTAGAACATTTGAATGGGTTTGAAGGATATGTACCGGAAAAAGGATATAAATTTGAAGGGATAGAAACTGAAAAATATGAAGTTCGCAATACTAGTAAGATCTCTTTCAACCCAAATCATCCATTTATTCAAGACTTTATTGATTTTAATGAGATTGTAGCTGGTCGAGCAGTTGCCAAACAAACTATTCCAAGTCCTAACCAATTGTTCCACCCTGGAATCCGAGACGAAAATATCTACCCAAATGTAGAAGACTTTGCCAAAGATATCATTGTAGCTTATCAAGAAACTATTCAAGCCTTTTATGCAGCTGGGGTTAGATATCTACAAATCGATGATGTTTATATTGCGGGTCTATCTTCCCCAGACATTCCGTATAAAGAAGGGGAAAGAGAATACTTAATCGATCTTGCTCTTCGTGTCGTAAATGGCATTCTAGAAAATAAACCTGAAGATTTAGTAATCACAACGCATCTTTGCCGCGGAAATTATCAATCAACTTGGGCTTTCGGTGGAAGCTATGCTTTAATAGCCCCAACGTTGTTTGCAAAAGAAAAAGTAGATGGGTTTTTCTTGGAATATGATGATGATCGTTCAGGGGATTTCCAGCCACTCGAATATATTCCAAACGGCGGAGCAAAAGTAGTGCTAGGTATTTTCACTTCTAAAACTGGTGAATTAGAAAACAAAGAAAATATCCTTTCTCGTATTGAAGAGGCAACTCAATATGTTCCGCTTGAGCAGCTGAGTATCAGCCCACAATGCGGCTTTGCTTCCACTCATCATGGGAATAAGCTTACCGAAGAACAACAATGGGAAAAACTAAAATACATCGTTGATATCTCAAAAGAAGTTTGGGGCTAA
- a CDS encoding BCCT family transporter: MRKLSKVFYITMSLIVLAVGYGALAPASFEAITTTIKTFVASSFGWYYMLLMTFMLVLSIFFIFGPYGKIRLGKDTDRPQFSTITWIAMLFSAGMGIGLVFYGAAEPLSHYAIDPATAEPNTSAAFKESLRQTFFHWGFHVWAMYGVVALSLAFFQFRMGEPGLVSSTLKPIFGKKMEGPWGTLVDVLAVFATAFGVATSLGFGAVQINAGLNFLFGFKIGITSQVIIIAVVTVLFMASAWSGLSKGIKYLSNTNLILALALLGFVIILGPTLLIFDMFTDSFGGYLGNIVQMSFRTSPLNIHNREWLENWTIFYWAWWISWAPFVSMFIARVSKGRTIREFVTGVLVAPTLLGAIWFSAFGTTAIDFQKRGIADLAQVSIDLTIFEMFNLMPLSTFVSIFAVILIASFFITSADSATFVLGMQSTHGSLTPPNKVKLAWGFLLSIIAIILLSVNGLDALQNTIIIAALPFSFVMLLMIFSLLKALKAEAKKMKIKK, encoded by the coding sequence ATGAGAAAATTATCAAAGGTATTTTATATTACCATGAGTTTAATAGTTTTAGCTGTCGGATACGGAGCTTTAGCACCGGCAAGTTTTGAAGCTATTACTACGACTATTAAGACTTTTGTTGCTTCGTCATTTGGTTGGTACTACATGTTACTTATGACGTTTATGTTAGTATTAAGCATCTTCTTCATCTTTGGTCCATACGGAAAAATCCGTCTTGGAAAAGATACGGATCGTCCACAGTTTTCAACTATTACTTGGATTGCTATGCTATTTTCTGCTGGTATGGGGATTGGGCTTGTCTTTTATGGGGCAGCTGAACCTTTATCGCATTATGCTATCGATCCTGCGACAGCAGAGCCAAATACTAGTGCGGCTTTTAAAGAGTCCCTGCGCCAAACTTTCTTCCACTGGGGATTCCACGTTTGGGCAATGTATGGGGTTGTTGCGCTATCACTTGCATTCTTCCAATTCCGTATGGGAGAACCTGGCTTAGTCTCTTCAACATTAAAACCTATTTTCGGCAAAAAGATGGAAGGACCATGGGGTACTCTCGTAGATGTACTCGCTGTCTTTGCTACAGCATTTGGAGTTGCTACTTCTCTTGGTTTTGGAGCTGTTCAAATTAACGCAGGCTTAAACTTCTTGTTCGGTTTCAAAATTGGGATCACATCTCAAGTCATTATAATTGCGGTTGTGACCGTCCTATTCATGGCATCCGCTTGGTCTGGACTAAGTAAAGGGATAAAATATTTGTCCAACACCAATTTAATATTAGCTCTTGCTTTACTTGGTTTTGTCATTATTCTTGGACCTACCTTGCTGATTTTCGATATGTTTACGGATTCTTTTGGTGGCTATTTAGGAAATATTGTACAAATGAGTTTCCGTACATCTCCATTAAATATCCACAATCGAGAATGGCTCGAAAATTGGACAATCTTCTATTGGGCCTGGTGGATTTCTTGGGCACCATTTGTAAGTATGTTCATAGCCCGAGTATCTAAAGGTCGTACGATTCGCGAGTTTGTTACTGGTGTCCTTGTAGCACCTACTTTACTAGGAGCAATTTGGTTCTCGGCTTTTGGTACGACGGCAATTGACTTTCAAAAGAGAGGGATTGCAGACTTAGCCCAAGTATCTATTGATTTGACTATTTTTGAAATGTTCAATTTGATGCCTCTTTCCACTTTTGTTTCTATTTTTGCTGTCATATTGATTGCTTCATTTTTCATTACATCTGCAGATTCTGCCACTTTCGTTCTTGGTATGCAATCGACCCATGGATCACTGACACCACCGAACAAAGTGAAACTCGCTTGGGGATTTTTATTATCTATTATCGCAATTATATTGTTATCCGTTAATGGATTGGATGCATTGCAAAATACAATAATTATTGCCGCCTTACCGTTTTCATTTGTCATGCTGCTTATGATTTTTTCTCTTTTGAAGGCATTAAAAGCAGAAGCAAAAAAAATGAAAATAAAAAAATAA
- a CDS encoding M55 family metallopeptidase: MKLFLSVDMEGITGLPDYTFVESNKHNYERARRIMTQEANAIVEGALSKGIKEVLVNDSHSKMNNLLVEELHPDASLITGDFKPYSMVHALDETYLGAVFAGYHSRAGQPGVMSHSMIFGVRNMYINDVVIGELGLNAYVAGHYGVPVILVAGDDGACREAQALLPGVVTAVVKESISRSAVKTLHPLKSQALLREKVVEAIEKRDQIKPLTPPEKPELRIEFVNYGQAEWAALMPGCEIIEGTTTVKFKAKDILEAYRAMLVMVELALQAKFC, from the coding sequence ATGAAGCTTTTTTTATCGGTAGATATGGAAGGGATAACAGGATTACCAGATTACACGTTTGTAGAGTCTAATAAGCATAATTACGAACGGGCGAGACGTATAATGACCCAAGAAGCAAATGCCATTGTAGAAGGTGCTTTATCAAAAGGTATAAAAGAAGTATTAGTCAATGATAGTCATTCTAAGATGAATAATCTTCTCGTAGAAGAGTTACATCCAGATGCTTCCTTAATCACAGGAGATTTTAAGCCCTATTCAATGGTGCATGCACTAGACGAAACGTATTTAGGGGCAGTGTTTGCTGGTTATCATTCAAGAGCCGGACAACCGGGGGTGATGAGTCACTCGATGATTTTTGGGGTTCGTAATATGTACATAAATGATGTAGTGATTGGAGAGCTAGGTCTAAATGCTTATGTAGCAGGACATTATGGCGTGCCCGTTATTCTGGTGGCAGGAGACGACGGTGCGTGTAGGGAAGCGCAGGCTCTTCTACCTGGCGTGGTGACTGCCGTGGTAAAAGAGTCTATTTCTCGTTCAGCTGTAAAGACGTTACATCCTTTAAAATCACAAGCTTTACTTAGAGAAAAAGTTGTGGAGGCAATAGAAAAACGAGATCAAATAAAGCCTCTAACACCACCTGAAAAACCAGAATTGCGAATTGAATTTGTTAACTATGGTCAAGCGGAGTGGGCAGCTTTAATGCCAGGATGTGAAATTATAGAAGGAACTACAACGGTTAAGTTTAAAGCGAAAGATATATTAGAGGCATATCGAGCAATGCTTGTTATGGTGGAATTAGCTTTACAAGCTAAATTCTGTTAA
- a CDS encoding ABC transporter permease → MGKYIVKRFIMMIATILIIATLTFVLMHLIPGSPFEGERTTNPTIQANLEKFYKLDEPLHIQYLSYLKSIVTFDFGPSIKKPNESVNELLARGFPISFELGMATILVALLSGIILGTIAALRHNGLVDYFAMTFAVVGISVPNFVLATLLIQQLAVTWDLLPAATWSSPLHMILPIIALATGPTAIIARLTRSSMLEVLTQDYIKMARAKGLSPVRIIVRHALRNALMPVVTILGTMLAGILTGTFVIERIFAIPGMGKYFVESINNRDYPVIMGTTVFYSAFLVFMLFIVDIVYGLLDPRIKLHRKEGDA, encoded by the coding sequence ATGGGGAAATATATCGTTAAGCGTTTTATCATGATGATTGCAACGATTCTAATCATCGCTACATTGACTTTCGTATTGATGCACTTAATACCAGGTTCTCCATTTGAAGGAGAGCGAACGACTAATCCTACTATTCAAGCAAACTTAGAAAAGTTTTATAAATTGGACGAACCCCTTCATATTCAATATTTAAGTTATTTAAAATCGATCGTCACATTTGACTTTGGTCCATCGATTAAGAAGCCAAATGAATCGGTAAATGAATTGTTGGCGCGGGGATTTCCAATTTCCTTTGAACTTGGGATGGCTACTATTTTAGTAGCTTTGCTATCTGGAATCATACTAGGTACGATTGCAGCACTTCGGCATAATGGTCTGGTTGATTATTTTGCCATGACATTTGCAGTTGTTGGTATATCTGTTCCTAACTTCGTACTTGCAACATTGCTTATTCAACAGCTTGCTGTGACCTGGGACTTGCTACCAGCGGCAACCTGGTCTAGTCCGCTACATATGATATTGCCCATAATTGCCCTTGCGACGGGACCTACAGCTATCATTGCTCGTTTAACTAGATCTAGTATGTTAGAGGTGCTAACACAGGATTATATTAAAATGGCTCGTGCAAAGGGATTATCTCCGGTAAGGATAATTGTCCGACATGCATTAAGAAACGCACTCATGCCAGTAGTGACCATTCTGGGAACAATGCTTGCTGGAATACTAACAGGAACATTTGTAATCGAGCGTATTTTTGCTATTCCAGGAATGGGTAAATATTTTGTGGAGAGTATTAATAATCGAGATTACCCAGTAATCATGGGAACAACTGTGTTTTATAGTGCATTTTTGGTGTTCATGCTATTCATTGTAGATATTGTTTACGGATTACTGGATCCACGTATAAAATTACACCGCAAAGAGGGGGATGCTTAA
- a CDS encoding ABC transporter permease, with protein sequence MTNPQEVTPQHVKDEWFRPLLKEHGSAEAVVRPSLSYWKDAWRRLRKNKLAMGGLIFLVLLMLFAIFGPIFSPYSVTATDYPSQNQSPSAAHWFGTDEAGRDVFTRTWYGARISIFVGVMAALIDFFIGIIYGGISGYKGGRTDSVMMRIVEVLYGLPHLLVVILLMVIMGASLTTIIVALTVTGWVGMARIVRGQVLQIKNYEFVTASKSFGAKSSRIIRKNLLPNTMGPIIVQMTLTVPSAIFAEAFLSFLGLGIAAPFASWGVMANDALPVILSGHWWRLFFPALFISLTMFAFNVLGDGLQDALDPKLRR encoded by the coding sequence ATGACAAATCCACAAGAAGTGACCCCACAGCATGTAAAAGACGAATGGTTTCGCCCCCTTCTGAAAGAACATGGTAGTGCAGAAGCAGTTGTTCGCCCCTCACTATCTTATTGGAAGGATGCTTGGCGTCGATTACGAAAAAATAAATTGGCGATGGGCGGATTAATCTTTCTTGTTTTATTGATGCTTTTTGCTATATTTGGTCCTATTTTTTCTCCATATTCGGTTACAGCTACTGATTATCCCAGTCAAAACCAGTCTCCATCCGCTGCTCATTGGTTTGGTACCGATGAGGCAGGAAGAGATGTTTTTACAAGGACTTGGTATGGTGCCCGTATTTCCATATTTGTTGGAGTTATGGCTGCGCTAATTGATTTCTTTATTGGCATTATTTACGGTGGTATAAGTGGTTATAAAGGTGGCCGTACAGATTCCGTCATGATGCGAATAGTAGAAGTACTTTATGGATTACCGCATTTGTTAGTTGTTATTTTATTAATGGTAATCATGGGGGCAAGTTTAACGACTATCATAGTAGCTCTTACAGTTACTGGCTGGGTAGGGATGGCCCGTATTGTTCGGGGACAGGTATTACAAATAAAAAACTATGAGTTCGTAACAGCCTCTAAATCGTTTGGTGCCAAGAGCTCCAGAATTATCCGGAAAAATTTATTACCAAATACAATGGGACCGATTATAGTTCAGATGACGCTTACAGTTCCGAGTGCTATTTTTGCAGAAGCATTTCTAAGTTTTTTAGGCTTAGGCATTGCAGCTCCATTTGCGAGCTGGGGTGTAATGGCAAATGATGCGCTTCCTGTTATTTTATCTGGTCATTGGTGGCGTTTATTCTTCCCTGCATTGTTTATTTCTTTAACGATGTTTGCCTTTAATGTGCTAGGGGATGGACTGCAGGATGCGCTTGATCCGAAGCTTAGGAGGTAG
- a CDS encoding ABC transporter ATP-binding protein, producing MQKNRKKAKKLRSDVKVLQVNNLQVSFRTYGGEVEAVRGVSFDLHQGETLAIVGESGCGKSVTSNAIMGLIQQPAGIIKNGRVLFKGEELTGMSKSQLRKIQGVDISMIFQDPMTALNPTLTIGEQLTEGLRTHKKVNKQEAKQKAIEMLELVGIPNPTERLRQFPHQFSGGMRQRIVIAIALICEPELLIADEPTTALDVTIQAQILELFEEIQQKTDISIILITHDLGVVAKIADRIAVMYAGKIVEIGDKRAIFYTPEHPYTKGLLNSVPRLDLVEEELQPIEGTPPDLFSPPKGCPFTARCPYAMEVCDHVYPYTTTISESHAVDCWLQDERAKLLQELS from the coding sequence ATGCAAAAGAATAGAAAGAAAGCAAAGAAGCTTAGGTCAGATGTAAAAGTACTTCAGGTAAATAATCTTCAAGTTTCTTTTCGAACGTATGGTGGAGAGGTTGAAGCAGTTAGAGGGGTTAGTTTCGATCTACATCAAGGTGAAACACTTGCAATAGTTGGTGAATCAGGATGTGGAAAAAGTGTTACTTCTAATGCCATTATGGGATTAATTCAACAACCTGCTGGAATTATTAAGAATGGCCGTGTTCTTTTTAAAGGGGAAGAGTTGACGGGAATGTCGAAGTCGCAATTGCGGAAAATTCAAGGGGTCGACATATCTATGATTTTCCAGGACCCTATGACGGCGCTAAATCCAACACTCACAATTGGAGAGCAGTTAACGGAAGGACTTCGAACGCATAAAAAAGTAAATAAACAGGAGGCAAAGCAGAAAGCGATAGAAATGTTGGAACTAGTAGGAATACCCAATCCTACAGAGCGTTTAAGGCAATTTCCACATCAATTTTCTGGAGGGATGCGTCAACGAATCGTGATTGCAATCGCGCTCATTTGTGAACCCGAGCTATTAATAGCGGATGAACCGACAACGGCATTAGATGTAACGATCCAAGCACAAATTTTGGAGCTTTTTGAGGAGATTCAACAGAAAACTGATATTTCGATTATTTTAATCACGCATGATTTAGGGGTTGTTGCAAAAATAGCTGATCGAATAGCCGTAATGTATGCTGGAAAAATAGTAGAAATTGGAGACAAGCGTGCAATTTTTTACACACCAGAGCATCCATATACGAAAGGGCTTTTAAATTCAGTTCCTCGTCTAGACTTGGTTGAGGAAGAACTACAACCAATTGAAGGAACGCCACCAGATTTATTCTCGCCACCGAAAGGGTGTCCGTTCACTGCGAGATGTCCTTATGCGATGGAAGTATGCGATCATGTATATCCTTATACGACAACAATATCTGAATCACATGCGGTTGACTGTTGGCTTCAAGACGAACGTGCAAAATTATTACAAGAGTTATCTTAA
- a CDS encoding peptide ABC transporter substrate-binding protein: protein MKKWLSLFVVALFVLVLSACTATKDAGETPETNTGNEGEEKETAVETETEKVLKLNNGNEPTSFDPSVGFDAVSWNALNNLMEGLVRLSKDHIAEPATAEKIDVTEDGLTYTFTIRDDAKWSNGEPVLASDFVYGWLHMLNPETASPAAFLAYFIDGAEAYNSGEGAAEDVAIKALEEKVFEVKLNAPTEAFLNIITNPSFFPVNEKVATENATWFTESDTFVGNGPFKLTAWEHDVSFTFAKNENYWDADTVKLDKVEWAMVDDSNTEYQMYETGELDVSGVPAELADQLMDSPELKNEDQAGLYFYRFNVSQEPFTNKKIRQAFGLAVDQQEVVEFVTKNGEKPAEGFIPYGFVGPDGKEFRETAGKLVGFDAEKAKTLLAEGMAEEGYTELPEVILTYSTSDTHKKIAEALQSKFKEVLGVDVTLQNVEASVFATEQKEFKYQLSRSSFLFDYADPVNALESFITGSSMNRTTWSNAEFDKLITDIKKETDEAKRWEMLIQADALLMDEMPIFPVHYYNQVTLEKPTISGIVRHPVGYMDLKWASKE, encoded by the coding sequence ATGAAGAAATGGTTATCATTGTTTGTAGTAGCGTTATTTGTCCTTGTGTTAAGTGCTTGTACAGCCACGAAAGATGCTGGTGAAACACCGGAAACTAATACAGGTAACGAAGGGGAAGAGAAGGAAACTGCAGTAGAAACTGAAACAGAAAAAGTACTCAAATTAAATAATGGAAATGAACCAACATCATTTGATCCATCTGTAGGATTTGATGCGGTTTCTTGGAATGCATTGAATAATCTAATGGAAGGGCTAGTACGACTTTCAAAGGACCATATAGCAGAACCTGCAACAGCTGAAAAAATTGATGTAACAGAGGATGGTCTAACATATACATTTACAATTCGCGACGATGCGAAATGGTCTAATGGTGAACCTGTATTAGCAAGTGATTTCGTTTATGGATGGTTGCATATGTTAAATCCGGAAACAGCTTCTCCAGCAGCATTTTTAGCGTATTTCATTGATGGAGCAGAAGCTTATAATAGTGGGGAAGGCGCAGCTGAGGATGTTGCTATTAAAGCATTGGAGGAAAAAGTTTTCGAAGTGAAGTTGAATGCTCCAACAGAAGCATTCCTAAATATCATTACAAACCCAAGTTTCTTCCCAGTCAATGAGAAAGTAGCGACAGAGAACGCAACTTGGTTTACAGAATCAGATACATTTGTAGGGAATGGTCCGTTTAAGTTAACGGCATGGGAGCATGATGTAAGCTTTACGTTTGCAAAAAATGAGAATTATTGGGATGCCGACACTGTCAAGCTTGATAAAGTAGAATGGGCTATGGTAGACGATTCCAATACGGAATACCAGATGTACGAAACAGGGGAATTAGATGTATCAGGTGTACCAGCGGAATTGGCTGATCAGTTAATGGATTCTCCTGAGCTGAAAAATGAAGACCAAGCAGGTTTATATTTCTACCGTTTCAATGTTTCACAAGAGCCTTTTACGAATAAAAAAATTCGTCAAGCCTTTGGATTAGCGGTTGATCAACAAGAAGTCGTAGAGTTTGTAACGAAGAATGGTGAAAAACCAGCAGAAGGTTTTATTCCCTACGGTTTTGTAGGGCCAGATGGTAAAGAATTCAGAGAAACAGCAGGTAAGCTTGTAGGGTTTGATGCAGAAAAAGCAAAAACACTTTTAGCTGAAGGTATGGCTGAAGAGGGTTACACCGAGTTACCCGAAGTAATATTAACTTATTCTACAAGTGACACGCATAAGAAAATAGCAGAAGCACTGCAAAGTAAATTTAAAGAAGTGTTAGGGGTAGATGTAACACTACAAAATGTAGAGGCAAGTGTATTTGCGACCGAGCAAAAAGAGTTTAAATACCAATTGTCTCGTTCATCCTTCTTATTTGACTATGCAGATCCAGTGAATGCTTTAGAAAGCTTCATCACAGGTTCCTCTATGAACCGTACGACTTGGTCAAATGCGGAATTTGATAAACTAATTACTGATATTAAAAAGGAAACAGACGAAGCTAAACGTTGGGAAATGCTTATTCAAGCAGACGCATTATTAATGGATGAAATGCCTATTTTCCCAGTTCACTATTACAACCAAGTGACACTTGAAAAACCAACAATCTCAGGAATCGTAAGACATCCAGTTGGATATATGGATTTAAAATGGGCTAGTAAAGAATAG
- a CDS encoding S66 peptidase family protein, giving the protein MKIRPKRLQKGDTIGIIAPSSPPNLENLKRSFAFLEELGLNYQLGKSVENVRGYLAGTDEERLKDLHEMFANPNIAGIICAGGGYGSARYTDQIDFQLMQENPKVFWGYSDITFLHTGMNLYSDIVTFHGPMLASDVGKDTFSELSKNMFQQLFNPMELYYTEAISPLTKVSPGVIRGELTGGNLSLLANGVGTKYEVNTKGKLLFIEDVGEEPYKVDGMLNQLRQAGILDAAAGFVIGDFSNAEPKKRPVTLSLDEVFDHYIGKLGKPAVKGFKIGHCEPHFAVPLGMEAELDANNLSLTILPGVE; this is encoded by the coding sequence ATGAAAATTCGTCCGAAACGATTGCAAAAAGGAGATACTATTGGCATTATTGCTCCTTCAAGTCCTCCGAATTTAGAAAACTTAAAGCGTTCTTTTGCCTTTTTAGAGGAGCTTGGCTTGAATTATCAGCTAGGCAAGAGTGTAGAAAATGTACGTGGTTATTTAGCGGGTACTGATGAGGAACGATTAAAAGATTTACACGAGATGTTCGCCAACCCGAACATCGCAGGAATTATTTGTGCGGGTGGAGGCTATGGTTCTGCGCGTTATACGGATCAAATCGATTTTCAATTGATGCAAGAGAATCCAAAAGTTTTTTGGGGTTACTCCGATATTACCTTTCTACATACAGGGATGAATCTATATTCGGATATCGTCACTTTTCATGGACCAATGCTAGCCTCGGATGTGGGGAAGGATACATTCTCCGAGCTATCCAAAAATATGTTTCAGCAGTTATTTAATCCGATGGAGCTATATTATACTGAAGCAATCTCTCCATTGACAAAAGTTTCTCCCGGAGTCATAAGGGGGGAGCTAACAGGAGGTAATTTATCACTGCTTGCTAATGGTGTAGGGACGAAATATGAGGTAAACACAAAAGGGAAACTTCTTTTCATAGAAGATGTGGGGGAAGAGCCTTACAAAGTCGACGGTATGCTTAATCAACTTCGCCAAGCTGGTATTTTAGATGCAGCAGCTGGATTTGTCATTGGAGATTTTAGTAATGCAGAACCTAAAAAAAGACCGGTTACTTTGTCTTTAGACGAAGTGTTTGATCACTATATTGGTAAATTAGGTAAACCTGCGGTGAAAGGATTTAAAATAGGACATTGTGAGCCTCATTTTGCAGTTCCGCTTGGAATGGAAGCAGAATTGGATGCAAATAACTTATCTCTAACAATATTACCTGGAGTGGAATAG